A genomic stretch from Dysgonomonadaceae bacterium PH5-43 includes:
- a CDS encoding alginate O-acetyltransferase complex protein AlgI (product_source=KO:K19294; cog=COG1696; ko=KO:K19294; pfam=PF03062; superfamily=160897; transmembrane_helix_parts=Inside_1_4,TMhelix_5_22,Outside_23_41,TMhelix_42_64,Inside_65_76,TMhelix_77_99,Outside_100_113,TMhelix_114_136,Inside_137_148,TMhelix_149_168,Outside_169_228,TMhelix_229_251,Inside_252_311,TMhelix_312_334,Outside_335_353,TMhelix_354_376,Inside_377_395,TMhelix_396_418,Outside_419_437,TMhelix_438_460,Inside_461_468), giving the protein MLFNSLPFLIFFPAVCILFWVLPQNLKNIFLLIASYFFYMNWKPIYALLILFSTLITWLSGIYIDKYSEKKNRKRVLIACLIANLSILFLFKYEGFFTQSINSALELLHVKMHIPGLHLLLPVGISFYTFQAIGYVVDVYRGNIKPERNLGIYALFISFFPQLVAGPIERAQNLLPQFRKTHKFNSASFIDGLKMMIWGYFMKLCIADRVAGYVNAVFYYYMYHNGSSLLLGTFFFTFQIFCDFAGYSLIAIGVARCLGFKLMLNFNRPYLSNNIKEFWRRWHISLSSWFKDYVYIPLGGSRRSYPRTLLNTFLTFLVSGIWHGANYTFILWGAVHGSFMIIHSLLNKYLPFKIKIPNIIKIGFTFTLVMLSWVIFRARNIEEVFIILRKIATEHGPIFKGAGIPEVLLALTCIAILMFKEIKDEKKLNIHFLHNKNIVVSTVSMALLICFILLFGEFSGAEFIYFQF; this is encoded by the coding sequence ATGTTATTTAATTCGCTACCGTTTCTAATATTCTTTCCAGCCGTATGTATTTTATTTTGGGTACTACCACAGAATCTCAAAAACATCTTCTTACTTATTGCGAGTTACTTCTTCTATATGAATTGGAAGCCAATATACGCTTTACTAATTCTGTTTTCAACCCTCATAACTTGGCTTTCGGGCATATACATAGATAAATATTCCGAAAAGAAGAACAGAAAAAGAGTATTAATCGCTTGCCTTATAGCCAACCTCTCGATATTATTCTTATTTAAATACGAAGGTTTTTTCACTCAATCCATCAATAGCGCATTAGAATTACTGCACGTAAAAATGCATATACCCGGATTGCATCTACTTCTTCCTGTAGGAATATCTTTTTATACCTTTCAGGCAATAGGTTATGTTGTTGATGTTTACAGAGGAAACATTAAGCCTGAACGAAACTTAGGCATTTATGCTCTTTTTATCTCTTTCTTTCCTCAGTTAGTAGCCGGACCAATAGAACGCGCTCAAAACCTTTTACCTCAATTTCGCAAGACACACAAATTTAACTCCGCCTCATTTATCGACGGATTAAAGATGATGATATGGGGATACTTTATGAAACTTTGTATTGCCGACCGAGTTGCAGGATATGTAAATGCCGTATTCTATTATTATATGTATCACAATGGAAGCAGCCTGCTGTTAGGAACTTTCTTCTTTACCTTTCAGATATTTTGCGACTTCGCAGGATACTCTCTTATTGCGATAGGAGTAGCAAGATGTTTAGGCTTTAAACTTATGCTAAACTTCAACAGACCATATCTATCTAATAATATAAAAGAATTTTGGCGAAGATGGCATATTTCTCTTTCATCGTGGTTCAAAGATTATGTTTACATTCCTTTAGGTGGCAGCAGACGCTCATATCCTCGCACGTTACTGAATACATTCTTAACTTTTTTAGTAAGCGGAATATGGCACGGTGCCAATTACACATTTATATTGTGGGGCGCAGTTCACGGTAGTTTTATGATTATACATTCTTTATTGAACAAATATTTACCCTTCAAGATAAAAATACCTAATATTATAAAGATAGGATTTACTTTTACGCTGGTTATGCTTAGCTGGGTTATATTTAGAGCAAGAAACATCGAGGAAGTATTTATTATACTGAGGAAGATAGCCACCGAACACGGACCTATATTCAAAGGTGCCGGAATACCAGAGGTTCTTTTAGCACTAACCTGTATCGCTATCCTGATGTTCAAAGAGATAAAAGATGAGAAGAAACTCAATATTCACTTCTTACACAATAAAAACATTGTTGTCAGCACCGTATCTATGGCTCTACTAATATGCTTTATTCTACTATTCGGCGAGTTTAGCGGAGCAGAGTTTATTTACTTTCAGTTCTAA